The nucleotide sequence GTATTTTTGTGAATATTGGACATAACTGGtgagaaaaaaattcaaatctAATCCATGATTCAATTCAATAGTATATTTAATGCTTTTGTATTGCACCAACATTGTACCATTGCAAGGTATGCAAATGGAAGGGGCAAAATGACCAGTGCCCATTTTGGTTAGTACACTGCACAGAACTCTAATTATAATTTCAACTGCATTTATAAACACCATTTATGGCTCATCTTATAAGCACTGAAAGATCTTTTTAATGTCAAGAGCCATTGCTTGTTAACTATGCTCAAAAGGCACATGTAACTCTCATTTGTATTGTTGTTTATCACTAATTACTCAGACTGTTGTTTTAACAACTGTTTATCAATTTAACTGGTGACAATAAGACTTCATTTTTGCATTGATAGCAAATCAAAGTTGGGATCTACAGAGGGAGGATCAAACATTATCTGGAAGAGATACTTTCGGTGAGGTAATGACATGGGTTCAACATGGCTCTTTAATATTGGAAAACCAAAACTCTTTGCAGTTTTTAGAGGTGGTTAGGACTCAGCTCCAGTATTTTTGTGGCACTGTAAACACTTTGGTAGGAGAaatcattttattctgtttgtgcCTTGTTTTTGCAGCCCTGTCACAGGTTTAAAACTCACCCATGAGGAAGCGTGACACATCCTCCAACTGAGGAATGTTGTTTTCACTGTATTTACAGTATTTGGTGAGCAAAGGAAGGTTCTTCAGATACTCCTTGCACGCATGGCTGGGATACAGCTTATTAAGCTCCCTAAACACCACACCCCAGGTACGCACCTCCTCTGCAGTGTAGTCTATACGAGGAATTGGATCACCGCTGTGATATATATTCAACAGTATAAAGACAATACatgaaagattaaaaaacacacaggaataCTGAAGTATAAATTATCAACATATTGAAAATTTTGCAATATGTGTatcatttgttttcattcactgcacAATTTAATGATCCAGGAGGGCTCAATTTtctaaaatgtctgttttattttgaaaataaaagcaaaagaaaagtgaaagaaaTGAGCACTTACTGTTTGAAGTTCAGGGCCAAATCAGCAAAATACTTTCTTCTTTTACGGTATATTTGGTCTTTAAATCCCTGTAATAACAATATTGTTAAAAAGACATTTGTATTTTGTctaaattttttcaaaaacaaccaTTTAGCTGTCTTTAAGTTTTAGACAAGAAACAGAAATTTAAGAAGCATGTATACCGGATGGTCTGCATCAAGTTCAGAGCCATACATTAAAACTCTGTCGGAGCACAGATCCAAATCAGAAATCTTTTTAGGAAACCAGGGAACACAATCCAGacctgaaaaaaatgtaaatttacaatatgtttttcacagtcatcttgatttaaaaaaaaaaattacatttgatGTCAAGTATGTATTACCATCATCAATTACAGAAAAGCTGTCAAAGGGAGCAATTTCTACAATATCAGTATGTGTCCTCAGCAGCTCAGtcagctcctttagttgttcaTGCTCTGAATCACAATCTATGAAGATTTCAAAGTCTGAGTCTCTCCGTTTGGACTTGCGAGACTCAATATGAACCAGATGGACATGTTTTTCCTGCAACAACATAGTCGAAGGACACGGAAAGTTGTGCGAGAGAATCTAATTAGACAACAGTTATTGTTTCAACAAGAAAGGAACAATATTATCTTCATTTAAAGCTACGCTtgtaaaactttaaacaaaCCGCCTACCTTGAAATGTTTCAGAGCCTCGATAAGACCCCCCACTTCATTTTTCAGTGTGAATATAATAGTTGCAGCTCTGTTTCTGGAGTTGCTTGGCTGTCCAGTTGTGAGGCCATGGTTGTCCTGGTGTTCATCAGTTCCATTGATTGTTACCTTATTTTTTGATGTGGATATACATTTAAGCATATTGTTAGCTTCAGTGATTTTCTGCTAGTTTAATAACCTGTAAATATAatctagttttgttttattagatgTATTAATCAAGAACTATATTCACTGACAGATTAATTTTAGCTAGCACCCAgaaggcatcctgatcagatttAGTAGCGGCTCTACTTTGAGTTCCCCCAGATGATAGGCctcttcaccctatctctaaagccCAGTCTGGCCACCCTGTGCAAGAAGCTCATTTGGGCTTTTGTATTGCAGATCTCTGTTTTGTTCGGAACATAGACAGAGTGGTAATTTGAGAGCCATGCTGATTAGCTAAGCTTTTTCACCGCAACAAGATAAAGCAGCCCCTGCTTTACTGCAGATAAAGCCCCAATTTATCCGTCTATCTCCCGCTTCATCctaccatcatttgtttaccagACGCCTAGACATTTCAATTTCTCCATTTGAGGCAGAGACTGAACCCTAACCTAACAtttttctggttgagaaccatggcctcagacgtAGAAGAGCTAACTATAATCCCAGCCGCTTTACACACAACTGTGAACCACTCCAGTGCACACTGAAAGTCAGGACCTAAAGAAGCCAAAAGAAccaaagcatttcagaaaagcagaaatgagactcccaaaccagacaccatTTTCTCCACGACTGAGTACAGTCATGGAGAGTACAGTACAGAGCTCTTGCTTTGGGCATACAAGGATCAGATAGCCCTTAAAAAGTCACCCAGATACCCAAATTTCCCAGCAGCAACTTTTCTCTACCACAGCAACTTATGCCACAGTAATGCACTTGATTCTTTAGACTCTGTCTTCTCCACGGGTAACATCGCGACCAGACTGAGAAGATCCTTAAACAGCTACTTGCATTGCTCAACTATATCATCAGTCTGACTCCACAATCTCCCCCACAAAGCATACATAGCAGGGAATGGTCCCTGTTTCCTCTTTCTGAGTCACTGAATGGTTTTCCAGGACTTCTTTGAAGTTAAACTGAAGGTCTCTTTCCATTGCCTCTATATTTCCGAGTTTTTGCTTCTGCAACCACTGTCCTTTCGGCCACTTGGTACCTGTAAGCTGCTGTTAGggttttaagactttttatattgtttatcacttgtgtctgctctaagtgctttcttcccccacatgtcatagacaaagagataagagagaagggtgagttatgctattatcagcaacatctagggactggcaccaatcctcactcctttctctaaaatcaagacacatgaaccctaacctttctgaccccacacacacacacccactctgaatgatgtttgaactgtgtgtgaccaagcatgtataaataaagagagagggggctaatacttcgtagtctgtagtgtacagctacccttgcaagtaaaactgactctgtgtctttccttacctctgagttgactaaataatacctatcattaatttggtccttcgagccggagattataagaactaaactgattttatctttctttgcagtgactggcggatctccgggaacagcctgacgtcgagttaagcgctgccgcacagccgcatctaggcctggtggctgaaagtcccggtgtgtgacgttcgcatctggccggtggattattgtcttgctcgatgccGGGCGGGTCCGGGAGATCCGACAAAGTCACCtgaaagtcaactcagaggtgagacagttttaaaatacagtacatgagataagcgTGAGCGCTatagaaatgaaagaagaaaagtacttaaaagtcgtttggtagtgtgtcaccgtaaggacactgcattggaaaggttttattttgccgcaaggaaatagtgataaatttaggtagaaTTTtgccgcaaggagatcagagacgACTAGGCgtcgtaaagtgaactggataatttggttggtaacattccgccggaagggaatgaaattaagtgttaaataataaagagatcTCATAAACtgagctaggtcgaccatacatattgctgaagggacataaatatgttaaaatactaactgtgtgagtgctacattattgttcttcctatttttattacacattaaccatcatctcctaaacatcaaagtggggatgattgtgttaaatgtgctttaatttggaagataacattggtttttcacagtgtggaagtttaagtgtaaatgagtaaaaaaaaaaagttaaaattttcctgaaggaagtttcgtttgtcttaaatattgcgatcagtcggaaaagaaggtaaaaaagtgaaaagtgaCATTAGAGAGtcaaaaagaaagttgttttagaaaggagtatagttcatgttatgGGGaacgactgactgactgactgataatatttctttgtgcaaaatctgaacctatactaaactttttcttctgcctctctcacacacaaatacacacatatatgggatttgagttcaacatctgcgtttttgagtctggattttagaaacctgcccttctccatggctactccgccagagacgcttctccagcacggcctgaaagagagagatctgccttcctgtctgcctgcttgttgcaaatcggagtgtgagtttccaccaaaaacgaaactcagaagaagtctgggccgaacccactgagatggacaacgatccatgctgctgcagagccagtagagtgatacactggatttatattgaaagcatcttatgcgggcagaagagaaaccggagcaaagtttcttctttctccctcctggagaagttaaagtggacaaagaatgattcaatgtctcaccaacagacctgggaagggcctgggttgttttttggactgatagaggactgtgtgacagtctgactgtggagcgatttagaaactgatgggggtaacgtacaaacacacacacatttgcataaatcttttcctattttctgcaatgaagaacgcttattaaccgctgctcatgtgacgcttgcttgacgttgacagatatagcgggttaaaatattattttagagttagaaaagtatctttaaaagggtgataacttaactcatttgatactttccggttaattcttttagagaaacaagttctcttttgtcgtggaatattcagggtcaattattctagttattaaaagttattaaaaagcagaggaagttacaacatctccaaaactcagcagtaaccaagtgtttctatgttattctcaggacagatctcatgaaggagcatttttaaaacccagcgcatgtgtaacacctgataagtttctccttcagatattattttctgttgtcagagtttgtatcccataaatctaatgggtagagacctcattaaagcaggcttagttctactgcagatggtcttcatacagtctccgacacagtatttacaatttggtgcagtttttgtccgcaagtgttaactgacgcttatggaaagtacaaattcattgtttttcacagcagctgctgggatgaggttatattagctttttcttccctcttctgattcatgcagcgtgttgatttacactgtaccttatatcaggtcctgacaaaaactatgaaaggtttggttctgcaggttcttttttctccttttggggaaggaaaggaaacctaatcagttctgtgctgcacagaaatattaaaacacttgttgttttctaagatatcaccagctaaaaacttttaaaacttttgagagtaattggttttgttaaacacatttcccttggtaaaacaaacctttaaaatgagaatgaaaaattggATTAtttagaaagattctgattggacagtggtaccacacaaaaacaaattaaactaatctcatgtttcctaaaagactctgcatgaaaaggccttcagaaccgtggagttattttccaccacagtacacagttttttaagcatgctttttctttattttaaaacagatctggtttttgttttgtttttggctttttagcataatgtttgtctgaagcttcttatgaactgggatagaagcaaatatgatctgagggaaattaggagctgtgaactcataattttaaatctgattattgtccaagcaggaataatatatttagccaatcttTCAATCTCTGCaaaaagttaacaccattgtttaatgcagtagtactcaacttgtggttcctggactcctgaagcccatgagccatagattttgggtccataaaattataatatttaattaaaggtagaccgattacctattaaaatagatctaagccaatgatgagttccagtcatttggtggctttgaaatgcaataatactcaaaatttctactctggggaacacagattggggttgaagagtttagttttggaaccaaggttaggatttttataacagaatccagacaagtaaaatccttcattttaggaaaagaaaagaaataaaggctctcttaacagtaagaggatggtcggctcaaactcaagtctccttgtttgatttcttagggtttaaagattaaaagaatacctaggagtagaaaggtacacaaggtgatttcagattactaagaaataaaatattgggacatttatcagcatgtggattattaaagaggggttctagtaataagttttccccaaccctcaaaatttaaatagcccgaattaaagaaaatgatggttgttctttttgaaacattatgtggggaaaagtccagtttggagacaagcttcttatcttaatttctgattaagtcaaacactgcagttttgtttagtttgggtataccataaaaatgtcaacgccgacttttctaatttcccctcggggatcaataaagtatctttgaatttgaattgaattgaattaaaatacttctttgcatttaacctgaaattctgcaatatggctgtgatcaaattgagtcaaacaaaaagagaactatgacaataactctcaggattgtagttattattatagagttacagtacaaagaattatcaaaaggtttcagcatcagtaaatttggattcatttaagagaaaactgttgctgtgcttctaaatagtttgtgcactcatcttaaaaaggatcctgaagattgtcataacaaaattgatcaattatagtattaaaagatatggctgagaaaacatattctgaaaagagattgttaaaaatttattttaattccagaagcttcaaatttggccatttgtctgtctttgatgttttgtctttgttttgttgaaatGAATGTTTggttatatgttgcatgaaacaataatccatgtttagaataatgtttctaaatcccagattgattaaaactttgagttttcaggagagttaagaagcagcttgtttctgaggtaggtgcatgttaacacttttgtagtttaagttacactaatatgggttgggatgaagaaactgtgggtccgcccataggctgccaatcaaaggttagttctgcctgactccgcccacctaccaggttggttcattcctttgttgtcatggaaacgctcagcacctcccttcctgagttttaacactgtttaagagacaatagaatcaaaatgcttgtagtgattgttgccttaataacatgtttttttggatgtagcatgacttttagatttatgtgttttgctattaaaaggttaatgaaatagtttaaactactttgaagaattagttttgcatgcagaatcattggtgatttattagattgaaagttttccctcgtgccattaagctagctgacagttcaagatatgccaaaagtaaggaatatatttctgataaagaatcagagttatgatttcatacttggttggaattatttattagattcgaatttgtagggtttatgcatctgaattacattagatgtccattaatctaaaactTTTCTTCATACAAGataaatcaggatgatatgtgactaatttctaagtgaaatattgtaCGAcgactaaagtttgtgttttgttgttaatggaactgaattagttaaaaacatctggattttctttatgctgcttttgttaaattcatagtggcacgtagttatgtcagaattaatttatttggttCTATCTAATGTGAttttggttactagaacattcttgtttaaaccttttgctggattggcgcaggggttggaccctgcgccaccaggggggaatgtcagaataaagtaacatggagatATTTCCAAGAtcaattttttttccacatctttgtgtgaaggtaggatgttgttactgtcaaaacctgtccactgtgttttctcaagtttcacagacggtgacggctgcattaccagaaacagccacttccaccctccagtcctccagcttcatctggcttccaggacaagtcatcttctaactggatcatccacggcttgaaaggtttgaggacagcggaccaccacaagacaaagaactgtaagctgatcactggcgagtgattgaagaggtggttgaagaacactgttcttacaagggcacaataatcccttgggcagtgcaacgttatttcagaatctacttaaggccatcgcattgcctgaaagttagaaatcataaggtcctttgcctcactgcacacacaccacagtgagagacacataggaaacatacagggaagacctctacacatttgcacataacctttatctggatgatggactgg is from Girardinichthys multiradiatus isolate DD_20200921_A chromosome 4, DD_fGirMul_XY1, whole genome shotgun sequence and encodes:
- the LOC124867496 gene encoding tryptophan 5-hydroxylase 1-like isoform X2; the protein is MSADLNVAIKDKKSTELGPNRGSSNDPEKKADKRVTINGTDEHQDNHGLTTGQPSNSRNRAATIIFTLKNEVGGLIEALKHFKEKHVHLVHIESRKSKRRDSDFEIFIDCDSEHEQLKELTELLRTHTDIVEIAPFDSFSVIDDGLDCVPWFPKKISDLDLCSDRVLMYGSELDADHPGFKDQIYRKRRKYFADLALNFKHGDPIPRIDYTAEEVRTWGVVFRELNKLYPSHACKEYLKNLPLLTKYCKYSENNIPQLEDVSRFLMERSGFSIRPVAGYLSPRDFLAGLAFRVFHCTQYVRHGSEPLYTPEPDTCHEVLGHVPLLAEPSFAQFSHELGLASLGASDEDVQKLATCYFFTVEFGLCKQDGGLRAYGAGLLSSISELKRVCQDP